Within Pseudomonas sp. LBUM920, the genomic segment TCCATGTGATGCTCGACGGCGCGCCGAAGCCTTCCGGGCTGGATAACCTGGCGGGCTTCCCGGCCGCCGTGGTTGAGGCGATGCCGACCCTGGGCGGTGGCCTTGGCTGGCAAGCGGGTTTGCTGGGTCTGTCGACGATGCTGGTGATGTACCTGTGGGATAAATTACGCCCGCAAAAACTGCGATTTGTGCCAGGCGCGTTGTTGGGCGTGGGCTTGGCGACGGTCACCAGCCTGGTACTGGCGTTGCAGGTCAAGCGTGTGGAAGTCCCGGAAAACCTTGCCGATGCCATTGACTGGCTACGCCCCAGCGACTTGCTGAACCTGGCTGATCCGCAGCTGTTGATCGCCGCGTTCGCCGTGGCCTTTATCGCCAGTGCCGAAACCCTGCTGTCGGCTGCTGCGGTTGACCGCATGCACAGCGGTCAGCGCTCCGATTTCGACAAGGAATTGTCCGCACAAGGTGTAGGCAACATGCTTTGTGGCCTGGTCGGCGCGCTGCCGATGACCGGCGTGATCGTGCGCAGCTCGGCCAACGTGCAGGCCGGTGCGACCACGCGCTTGTCGGCGATGTTCCACGGTGTATGGCTGCTGGGGTTCGTGCTGCTGCTGTCGAGCGTGCTGCAAAGCATCCCGGTGGCGAGCCTGGCGGGCGTGCTGGTGTACACCGGGATCAAGCTGGTGGACGTGAAAGCGTTTCGCGCCTTGGGCCGATACGGGCGGATGCCGATGTTCACCTATGCCGCGACGGCGCTGGCGATCATCTTTACCGATTTGCTGACCGGTGTACTGGTGGGCTTCGGGCTCACGTTGGTCAAGTTGGCCTTCAAGGCGTCGCGACTGAAAATCAGCCTGATCGACCTGCCTCAGGACGGTGAGATGGAGTTGCGCCTGACCGGTGCGGCGACCTTCCTGAAAGTGCCGGCACTGACCCAAGTGCTGTCGACGGTGCCTGCGGGGACCGCGTTGCACGTGCCGCTGAGCAACTTGAGTTACATCGACCATTCCTGCCTGGAATTACTCGAGGAATGGGGCCGGGCCAATGCGGCCAAGGGCTCACAACTGGTAATCGAGGCGCGCGGCTTGAAGCGCAGGCTTGAAGGCCGGGTGCGCACGACCGTGGGAATAGGTTCGGCGTCCGTCTGAACACCACAAACC encodes:
- a CDS encoding SulP family inorganic anion transporter; protein product: MRAAQLKAVLPRELLASVVVFLVALPLCMGIAIASGMPPAKGLITGIIGGLVVGWLAGSPLQVSGPAAGLAVLVFELVRQHGMMMLGPILLLAGFLQLVAGRLRLGCWFRVTAPAVVYGMLAGIGVLIVLSQVHVMLDGAPKPSGLDNLAGFPAAVVEAMPTLGGGLGWQAGLLGLSTMLVMYLWDKLRPQKLRFVPGALLGVGLATVTSLVLALQVKRVEVPENLADAIDWLRPSDLLNLADPQLLIAAFAVAFIASAETLLSAAAVDRMHSGQRSDFDKELSAQGVGNMLCGLVGALPMTGVIVRSSANVQAGATTRLSAMFHGVWLLGFVLLLSSVLQSIPVASLAGVLVYTGIKLVDVKAFRALGRYGRMPMFTYAATALAIIFTDLLTGVLVGFGLTLVKLAFKASRLKISLIDLPQDGEMELRLTGAATFLKVPALTQVLSTVPAGTALHVPLSNLSYIDHSCLELLEEWGRANAAKGSQLVIEARGLKRRLEGRVRTTVGIGSASV